One window of Sphingobacteriales bacterium genomic DNA carries:
- a CDS encoding helix-turn-helix domain containing protein, which yields MGRVNTPILSETGRKELETLFKKSDNHSLRKRCQTILLKAEGRHSKDVGSIVGMCHVSVNSWLKRYKSDGIAGLYIKPGRGKKPLIDKKSDEHAILEAVSQHRQKVATAKAEWEASSGKEVSKSTFKRFLKSLGDDIDV from the coding sequence ATGGGACGAGTAAACACACCGATACTAAGTGAAACAGGTCGAAAAGAGTTAGAGACACTGTTTAAAAAATCAGATAACCATAGTTTGCGAAAACGCTGCCAGACAATTTTGTTAAAAGCTGAGGGTCGGCATTCAAAAGATGTAGGAAGCATAGTAGGCATGTGTCATGTGAGTGTGAACAGTTGGTTAAAACGGTATAAATCAGATGGGATAGCAGGCTTATACATCAAACCGGGGCGTGGCAAAAAGCCTCTTATTGATAAAAAATCGGATGAGCATGCTATCTTGGAAGCCGTCAGTCAGCATCGCCAAAAAGTAGCTACCGCCAAGGCAGAATGGGAGGCTTCAAGTGGAAAAGAAGTAAGCAAGAGCACTTTTAAACGTTTTTTAAAAAGCTTGGGGGACGATATAGACGTATAA
- a CDS encoding acetyl-CoA carboxylase biotin carboxyl carrier protein subunit: protein MYQAVVNQQFHFEIDLKEALKDLDLIEIRGGVYHLIKDNCSYNIWLVKTDLESKTLTISINGTNYTVVLKDKMDLLLEKMGIQKEQHSKLSNLKAPMPGLVLDIKVEVGQEVKKGDPILVLEAMKMENVLKATGDGVIKSIEVKKGQAVEKNENLINFQ, encoded by the coding sequence ATGTATCAGGCTGTCGTAAATCAACAATTCCATTTTGAAATAGATTTGAAAGAAGCACTAAAAGATCTCGACCTGATTGAAATCAGGGGAGGGGTTTATCATCTTATAAAAGACAATTGCAGTTATAATATATGGTTAGTGAAAACAGATTTGGAATCCAAGACACTGACTATTAGTATAAATGGAACCAATTACACGGTTGTTCTCAAAGATAAAATGGATTTGCTGCTTGAAAAAATGGGAATTCAAAAAGAACAACACAGCAAATTAAGCAATTTGAAAGCACCAATGCCCGGGTTGGTGTTGGATATAAAGGTAGAGGTTGGACAGGAAGTCAAAAAAGGAGACCCGATATTGGTTTTAGAGGCCATGAAAATGGAAAATGTTTTAAAAGCTACAGGAGATGGAGTCATAAAAAGTATTGAGGTAAAAAAAGGGCAAGCAGTAGAAAAGAATGAAAATTTAATCAATTTCCAATAA
- a CDS encoding IS630 family transposase yields MRKRCKGKPDEQIYQSKKSDLQELEKLSQKGQIDLFYGDESRVSSEGYVPYGWQFPDEKVAVYTEKGYKVNIFGLISRTNQCYWETTQQNIDAKFIVNHLDKLSLNIRKHTVVVLDNSSVHQSKLLNLLLPIWQNRGLFVFFLPTYSPHLNIAETMWRKLKCEWLVPEDYLEKDSLLYAVNRCMANIGNHLKINFSPFNAN; encoded by the coding sequence ATAAGAAAGCGTTGCAAAGGAAAGCCTGATGAGCAAATTTATCAGTCGAAGAAATCGGACTTGCAAGAATTGGAGAAGTTGTCACAAAAAGGGCAGATAGACCTATTTTATGGCGATGAAAGCAGGGTTAGTAGCGAGGGATATGTCCCCTACGGCTGGCAATTCCCCGATGAGAAAGTGGCTGTATATACAGAAAAAGGGTACAAAGTCAATATATTTGGCTTGATTAGCAGAACAAATCAATGCTATTGGGAAACCACCCAACAGAATATAGATGCCAAGTTTATTGTCAATCATTTGGATAAATTATCGCTTAACATCAGAAAACATACCGTTGTTGTCTTGGATAATTCCAGTGTCCACCAATCTAAATTATTGAACCTCTTACTGCCTATTTGGCAAAACAGAGGCTTGTTTGTCTTTTTTCTGCCCACTTACTCGCCGCATTTGAACATCGCCGAAACGATGTGGAGAAAGTTAAAGTGTGAGTGGCTTGTTCCAGAAGATTACCTCGAAAAAGATAGCCTCCTTTATGCTGTCAATCGTTGTATGGCTAATATAGGCAATCATCTCAAAATCAATTTTAGCCCTTTTAATGCAAACTAA
- the uvrA gene encoding excinuclease ABC subunit UvrA, whose translation MLQEQTPSAYPAISEFEIEFLEVYGARVHNLQNINIRIPRNRMVVITGISGSGKSSLAFDTIYAEGQRRYMESLSAYARQFIGSMERPDVEQINGLSPVISIEQKTTNKNPRSTVGTVTEVYDFLRLLFAKIGEAYSYNTGKRMVRFTESQIVEHVLKNFNQKKVGLLAPVVKGRKGHYRELFEQIRRQGYVKVRVDGEIQDITAKMQLDRYKVHDIEVVIDRLNISQEVRPRLAASVGTALKMGNGLMMLAEHETGQIHYFSRLLMCPDTGIAYDEPSPNTFSFNSPYGACPECKGLGYTHDVDMELVLPDTEKSINELGFPPLGEVRENQTYIKLRALSQLFGFTFATPIKNIPPEAIEAILYGTTPETYEKSRQYGISKTAPVEFEGIVKIIRRCYEDRNIGEEIRRWAEGFIVSKTCATCKGQRLKVEALHFKLNDLNIAEVSDMYISQLNQWLYQLDEHLDERQLTIAKDILKELRIRTGFLLNVGLDYLSLNRPSRTLSGGESQRIRLATQIGSQLVGITYILDEPSIGLHQRDNHRLISALKELTTIGNTVLVVEHDKDIMMEADYVIDIGPGAGTHGGHIVGQGTPEDFSKSDTLTAQYLRNERFIALPGKRRSGNGKELVLHNASGHNLKNLTVAFPLGCLICVTGVSGSGKSSLINETLYPILNRHIYNAVKKPLPYSEIEGLAHIDKIIEIDQSPIGRTPRSNPATYIDVFTHIRQLFSDTPEAKIRGYKTGRFSFNVKGGRCEVCEGGGMKVIEMNFLPDVHVLCERCLGKRYNRETLEIRYRGKSISDVLNMTVEEAVIFFEPIPKIYHMLKALQDVGLNYITLGQPATTLSGGEAQRVKLASELRKRDTGKTFYILDEPTTGLHFEDINILLQVIQKLVDKGNTVVIIEHNMDVVKVADYIIDIGPEGGAGGGEIVCKGTPETVSQHPFSHTGKFLKQELETTNVKPS comes from the coding sequence ATGCTTCAGGAACAGACACCCTCTGCCTATCCGGCCATTAGCGAGTTTGAGATTGAATTTTTAGAAGTCTATGGTGCCCGGGTTCATAACCTTCAAAATATAAATATTCGTATTCCGCGAAACCGGATGGTAGTGATTACCGGAATTAGCGGAAGCGGCAAATCATCTTTGGCATTCGACACTATCTATGCCGAAGGGCAGCGCCGCTATATGGAAAGCCTGTCTGCCTATGCCAGACAATTTATTGGCAGCATGGAGCGGCCGGATGTGGAACAAATCAACGGGCTGAGTCCTGTTATATCTATTGAGCAGAAAACAACTAATAAAAATCCCCGTTCCACAGTTGGAACTGTAACCGAAGTTTACGATTTTCTTCGATTGCTTTTTGCAAAAATCGGCGAAGCTTATTCTTACAATACCGGCAAACGCATGGTTCGTTTTACCGAGTCCCAGATAGTTGAACATGTTCTTAAAAATTTTAACCAAAAAAAAGTGGGTTTACTGGCTCCAGTGGTCAAAGGCAGGAAAGGACATTACCGCGAACTGTTTGAACAAATAAGGCGGCAGGGTTACGTAAAAGTGCGAGTTGATGGAGAGATTCAGGATATTACCGCCAAGATGCAATTAGACCGTTATAAGGTTCACGATATTGAAGTGGTCATTGACCGTTTAAACATCTCTCAAGAGGTGCGGCCCCGGTTGGCTGCATCAGTCGGCACAGCGCTTAAAATGGGCAACGGGTTAATGATGCTTGCCGAACACGAAACCGGACAAATTCACTATTTCAGCCGTTTGCTGATGTGTCCAGATACCGGAATTGCCTACGATGAGCCATCACCCAACACATTTTCTTTCAACTCGCCCTATGGTGCATGTCCCGAATGTAAAGGGCTTGGCTATACACATGATGTTGACATGGAATTAGTGTTACCAGATACTGAAAAAAGCATCAACGAATTGGGTTTCCCACCTTTAGGCGAAGTGCGTGAAAACCAAACCTATATCAAACTAAGAGCGTTATCTCAGTTATTTGGTTTTACATTTGCCACCCCCATTAAAAACATTCCCCCCGAAGCAATTGAGGCTATTTTATATGGCACAACACCGGAGACTTATGAAAAATCAAGACAGTACGGCATATCCAAAACTGCTCCTGTAGAATTTGAAGGAATTGTGAAGATAATTCGCCGATGTTATGAAGACCGGAATATAGGGGAAGAAATTCGCCGATGGGCTGAGGGGTTTATAGTCAGTAAAACTTGTGCCACCTGCAAAGGTCAGCGTTTGAAAGTAGAGGCATTGCATTTTAAACTCAACGACCTGAATATTGCTGAAGTGAGTGATATGTATATTTCTCAACTTAATCAATGGCTATACCAATTGGATGAGCATTTAGACGAAAGACAATTAACTATTGCCAAAGATATTTTAAAGGAATTGCGAATCCGCACCGGCTTTTTACTCAATGTGGGGTTAGATTATCTCAGCCTTAACCGTCCTTCCCGTACACTTTCGGGCGGTGAAAGTCAGCGCATTCGGCTTGCCACTCAAATTGGATCTCAGTTGGTGGGCATTACCTATATATTGGATGAACCCAGTATCGGACTTCATCAGCGGGATAATCACCGACTGATTTCTGCCTTAAAAGAACTGACTACTATTGGTAATACCGTTTTAGTGGTAGAACACGATAAAGATATTATGATGGAGGCTGATTATGTGATTGATATAGGTCCCGGTGCCGGAACTCACGGAGGGCATATTGTTGGGCAGGGAACTCCAGAAGATTTCAGCAAATCGGATACTTTGACGGCACAGTATCTTCGAAATGAAAGGTTTATCGCCCTACCCGGAAAGCGCAGATCCGGAAATGGTAAGGAACTGGTTTTGCACAATGCCTCCGGTCATAACCTCAAAAATCTAACCGTTGCCTTTCCTTTAGGCTGTCTGATTTGTGTGACGGGTGTGTCGGGAAGCGGTAAGTCCTCCCTCATCAATGAAACACTATACCCAATCCTAAACCGGCATATTTATAATGCAGTTAAAAAACCACTGCCTTATTCCGAAATCGAAGGCTTAGCGCATATTGACAAAATTATAGAAATTGACCAATCTCCAATTGGTCGAACCCCACGATCCAATCCTGCAACTTATATTGATGTGTTTACCCATATTCGTCAATTGTTCAGCGATACGCCAGAAGCAAAAATCAGAGGTTATAAAACAGGACGCTTTTCTTTTAATGTGAAGGGCGGGCGATGTGAAGTCTGCGAAGGGGGAGGAATGAAAGTAATTGAAATGAATTTCCTGCCCGATGTTCATGTCTTATGCGAACGTTGTCTGGGGAAGCGATATAACCGCGAAACGCTCGAAATCCGTTACAGAGGAAAATCAATCAGTGATGTGCTAAACATGACGGTTGAAGAGGCTGTTATTTTTTTCGAACCAATACCAAAAATTTATCACATGCTCAAGGCCCTTCAGGATGTAGGGTTAAATTATATCACGCTCGGACAACCGGCCACCACATTGAGTGGAGGTGAGGCTCAAAGGGTTAAACTTGCCTCAGAACTTCGCAAACGAGATACCGGAAAAACATTTTATATTTTAGATGAACCCACTACCGGACTACATTTTGAAGACATCAATATACTGCTTCAGGTGATTCAAAAATTGGTAGATAAAGGCAATACCGTTGTAATTATAGAACACAATATGGATGTGGTAAAAGTTGCCGATTATATTATTGACATAGGTCCGGAAGGAGGCGCAGGTGGTGGTGAAATTGTATGTAAGGGTACACCTGAAACAGTGTCGCAACACCCTTTCAGCCACACCGGCAAGTTTCTGAAACAGGAATTAGAAACAACCAATGTTAAACCTTCTTAG
- a CDS encoding alkaline phosphatase D family protein → MKRSISFLLFYFCSLPLVFAQFVTHGPVVGALGPHSARMYVRTSFERNFILQLSQDTLFGKTIQFAGHTVADKDFTTILNLTGLQPYTFYYYRLLFDGQPDERKGSFTTFPPEGQKGHYVFTTGSCQETENMKVFDVIPLHQPNLFLHTGDWTYPSYQLDNTYPTNYNTVQLAWRRHYNENRMKDMLLTVPIDYVHDDDDGFGPHREAWYSTTYTQDSLSGEIYNGFTFDTITQQMRSNVFKAYTEFFPAYALPDTSIGLYHSFKMGNCEFFFLDTRSNSDLPTLAYQYDVATNLWSFNPPPGHKIIGTKQMQWLKNGLMNSNADWKFLVGGVPFNKNIRLIINFALNFQQTALSIAGVNGTGFRLSASFAGYWAGYPEEQNELLQFIADNQLKDLIYISGDTHHNVIDDGTNAGMPELNASGLSVTGTNLAYFLNLFGQLIPNAPSISDSVWNGGGNGLGNTNFKNAFGKIEVFNADSVKLYVIDEDNEVVSHITIAHSGKTNTPTANTANNILSKVYPVPPQSGQLIVQLQPDYTINPADRCYITDMAGKTVAQIPLESFTYNTAIIDVSHLPHGNYIVVYQSGNNQCESQKIYLP, encoded by the coding sequence ATGAAGCGTTCCATTTCCTTTTTACTCTTTTATTTTTGTTCATTACCGCTTGTTTTTGCTCAATTTGTTACCCATGGCCCTGTAGTGGGTGCTTTGGGTCCTCACAGTGCCCGTATGTATGTGCGCACTTCTTTTGAGCGCAATTTTATCTTACAACTTTCTCAGGATACCTTGTTTGGTAAAACTATACAGTTTGCGGGACATACCGTTGCAGATAAAGATTTCACCACTATTTTAAATCTGACAGGTCTGCAACCCTATACCTTTTATTATTACCGACTCTTGTTTGACGGCCAACCCGATGAGAGAAAAGGCAGTTTTACTACCTTTCCGCCCGAAGGGCAAAAGGGGCATTACGTTTTTACAACAGGCTCTTGTCAGGAAACCGAAAACATGAAAGTTTTTGATGTCATACCTTTGCATCAACCCAATCTGTTTTTACATACCGGCGATTGGACATATCCAAGTTATCAGTTAGATAATACCTATCCTACCAATTATAACACCGTTCAATTAGCATGGCGCAGGCATTACAACGAAAACCGGATGAAAGATATGTTGCTCACCGTACCTATAGATTATGTACACGATGATGATGATGGGTTTGGCCCACACAGGGAGGCTTGGTACAGTACTACCTATACGCAAGACTCCTTAAGCGGCGAAATCTATAACGGCTTTACTTTTGATACCATTACACAGCAAATGCGCTCCAATGTGTTTAAGGCTTATACCGAGTTTTTTCCTGCTTATGCCCTGCCCGATACAAGCATTGGCCTGTACCACAGTTTTAAAATGGGTAATTGCGAATTTTTTTTCCTCGATACCCGTTCGAATTCCGATTTACCAACCTTAGCCTACCAATACGATGTAGCCACCAACCTATGGTCTTTTAACCCGCCGCCCGGCCATAAAATTATAGGCACCAAACAAATGCAATGGCTTAAAAACGGACTAATGAATTCTAACGCCGATTGGAAGTTTTTGGTTGGCGGTGTACCGTTTAATAAAAACATAAGATTGATTATCAATTTTGCGCTCAATTTTCAGCAAACAGCTTTAAGTATAGCGGGGGTAAACGGCACCGGATTTCGCCTTTCTGCCAGCTTTGCAGGTTATTGGGCAGGCTACCCCGAAGAACAAAATGAACTGCTCCAATTTATTGCCGATAACCAATTAAAAGATTTGATATACATTAGCGGCGATACGCACCACAATGTAATAGACGACGGAACCAATGCCGGTATGCCCGAACTAAACGCAAGTGGGCTAAGTGTAACCGGAACCAACCTGGCCTATTTTCTCAATTTATTCGGGCAGTTAATTCCTAATGCGCCCTCCATAAGCGACTCGGTTTGGAATGGAGGTGGAAACGGCTTGGGGAATACCAATTTTAAAAACGCATTTGGTAAAATAGAAGTGTTTAATGCAGATTCGGTAAAACTTTATGTGATAGATGAAGATAATGAAGTGGTTAGTCATATTACCATTGCTCACTCAGGTAAAACTAATACCCCAACTGCTAATACTGCCAATAACATACTCAGCAAGGTATATCCGGTCCCGCCCCAAAGCGGTCAGTTAATTGTTCAATTACAGCCCGATTACACCATAAACCCTGCCGACCGCTGCTATATAACCGATATGGCAGGTAAAACAGTAGCACAAATTCCGCTCGAAAGTTTTACTTACAATACTGCAATTATTGATGTAAGCCACTTGCCACATGGAAACTATATAGTGGTATATCAAAGCGGTAACAACCAATGCGAAAGCCAAAAAATATATTTGCCTTAA
- a CDS encoding SPOR domain-containing protein, protein MKRMIAILICVTLFLFTGLSPVSGQGTGQNSNLYKIQVGAFKSLKTAKLDSLFPLGDVYAEDAGNGMSRVVVGYFPDRATAENILPKVHKAGFSNAFVCSHNPSIKSEHISRISAESQDALNTQYLVVLGRFDDLKDVKLGTISRLSDMYVEEDNGKKKIVMGPFSDKQDAEATLAQVLENGFNDAILEPIVIPPSTSTKTPVSAKATSTEKKSESSTLSKANDSKKETVAAKLPSPSDTPSRPGTPINKPQGENVAPNQLYDTGQFFSFFTTPNFKVLHVPPYNPIVVEDKNTLPSSNSSADVKNRELKGNRLPDRLHYLFLQNLATDLGYFAVYRYSINTDFDGFVIRSGIDKYEEANETTLYIFDKTKMKFIGKELISAVQGKEGFFSSTESWLMDLNADHVPDLLSYTIEETNSKTKGYHKSSSFKARLWIDNKFVDAQIVNEEALRKQINIKE, encoded by the coding sequence ATGAAAAGAATGATTGCTATTTTAATCTGTGTAACCTTATTTCTGTTTACAGGATTATCACCGGTATCAGGTCAGGGAACCGGTCAAAATTCAAATTTATACAAAATACAAGTCGGAGCGTTTAAAAGCCTTAAAACTGCTAAGTTAGACAGCCTGTTTCCGTTAGGGGATGTTTATGCCGAAGATGCCGGAAATGGCATGAGTCGGGTAGTCGTGGGGTATTTTCCAGACAGAGCAACCGCAGAAAATATTTTGCCAAAAGTTCACAAAGCAGGTTTTTCTAATGCTTTCGTTTGTAGCCATAATCCATCTATCAAATCAGAACATATCAGTCGCATCAGTGCAGAATCGCAGGATGCTTTAAATACACAATATCTCGTTGTTTTAGGCAGGTTTGACGATTTGAAAGATGTTAAATTAGGCACTATTTCCAGACTCTCCGATATGTATGTGGAAGAAGACAATGGAAAGAAAAAAATTGTGATGGGACCTTTTTCAGATAAGCAAGATGCCGAAGCAACACTTGCACAAGTTCTTGAAAATGGTTTTAATGACGCAATTCTTGAACCCATTGTTATCCCTCCTTCCACTTCAACAAAAACCCCCGTATCGGCTAAAGCTACATCAACGGAAAAAAAATCTGAATCCTCAACTTTAAGCAAAGCCAACGACAGTAAAAAGGAAACAGTTGCTGCCAAATTACCTTCACCAAGCGATACACCTTCCCGACCGGGTACTCCTATCAATAAACCTCAAGGAGAAAACGTTGCTCCCAATCAGTTGTATGATACAGGCCAGTTTTTTAGTTTTTTTACCACTCCTAATTTTAAAGTGTTGCATGTCCCGCCATATAACCCTATTGTGGTGGAAGATAAAAACACATTACCCTCATCCAACTCGTCTGCAGATGTTAAAAACCGCGAACTGAAAGGCAACCGATTACCCGATCGTTTGCATTACCTGTTCCTACAAAATCTGGCCACAGATTTGGGATATTTTGCAGTTTACCGGTATTCCATCAATACAGATTTTGACGGCTTCGTTATCCGAAGCGGTATTGATAAATATGAAGAGGCTAATGAAACTACTTTGTATATTTTCGACAAAACTAAGATGAAGTTTATCGGAAAAGAACTGATAAGTGCCGTGCAAGGCAAAGAGGGATTTTTTAGCTCTACCGAAAGTTGGCTGATGGATTTGAATGCCGATCATGTTCCCGATTTGCTCTCCTATACCATAGAAGAAACCAATTCAAAGACCAAAGGCTATCATAAAAGCAGTTCGTTCAAAGCACGGCTTTGGATAGATAACAAGTTTGTAGATGCTCAGATTGTCAATGAAGAAGCACTGCGCAAACAAATCAACATCAAAGAATGA
- a CDS encoding acyl transferase: MFDLTTFKKKLFNITNGQFDQTALELFRYQAVHNEIYTQYLQLLNINYKTIEKVVNIPFLPVEFFKTHQLVCPVGATVQKVFTSSGTTGTSTSSHFIHDIDIYEQSFTRSFRQFFGNPDEYCILALLPSYLERDGSSLIYMVRHLIELSQHPLSGFYLHNYEQLNNTLQQISKWNQKTLLIGVSFALWDFAEQFPQPLNNVTVIETGGMKGRRPEIVREALHRIFCEAWDLTAVCSEYGMTELLSQAYSLGSGRFQCPPWMKVVTHEVNDPFALAGYSETGALSVVDLANVHSCAFLATQDIGRLYKNGTFEVLGRFDYSDVRGCNLLV, encoded by the coding sequence ATGTTTGACCTGACTACATTTAAAAAAAAGTTGTTCAACATAACAAACGGGCAGTTTGACCAAACTGCATTGGAGTTGTTTCGGTATCAGGCGGTTCATAATGAAATATATACCCAATACCTTCAACTGCTCAATATCAACTATAAAACGATTGAAAAAGTAGTCAATATTCCGTTTCTTCCGGTAGAATTTTTCAAAACTCATCAATTAGTTTGTCCCGTAGGTGCAACAGTTCAAAAAGTTTTTACCAGTAGCGGCACCACCGGAACATCCACATCCTCACATTTTATTCATGATATTGATATATATGAGCAGAGTTTCACACGAAGCTTCCGGCAATTCTTTGGAAATCCTGACGAATATTGTATTCTGGCACTTCTGCCATCATATTTAGAGCGGGATGGGTCTTCGTTAATTTACATGGTCCGGCATTTAATCGAACTTAGCCAACATCCGCTCAGTGGGTTTTATCTACACAATTACGAACAATTAAACAACACCCTGCAACAAATTAGTAAATGGAATCAAAAAACCCTTTTGATTGGAGTTTCGTTTGCATTATGGGATTTTGCCGAACAGTTTCCTCAGCCTTTGAACAATGTAACGGTCATCGAAACCGGAGGAATGAAAGGCAGGCGACCTGAAATTGTCAGGGAAGCATTGCACCGGATTTTTTGCGAGGCATGGGACTTAACCGCAGTTTGCTCCGAGTATGGAATGACGGAGTTGCTTTCACAAGCATATTCGTTAGGCAGTGGGAGATTTCAATGCCCCCCTTGGATGAAGGTAGTAACACACGAGGTAAACGATCCTTTTGCCTTGGCCGGCTATAGTGAAACCGGAGCTTTGAGCGTTGTTGACCTTGCCAATGTTCATTCCTGCGCATTTTTAGCAACACAAGACATCGGCCGTTTGTATAAAAACGGCACATTTGAAGTGCTTGGCCGCTTCGACTATAGTGATGTAAGAGGGTGTAACCTGTTGGTTTAA